The stretch of DNA CCGGCGGAGTTTCTCCGCTCCGGAGGCGGACAGGGCGATCAGTTGCGCGCGGCCGTCCTCGGGGTCCGGCCTCCGCAACACATAACCCTGCTCTTCGAGTTCGGCGATATGCCGGCTGAGGACCGGAGCGCTGACGCCGAGCCGCTCCGCAAGATGCGTGGCCCGTGACTCGCCCTCCCCGACGAAGCGGAGAACACCCTGAAGTGCCACGCCCGTGTCCTGCCCGCGCATGCTTGCGGCGGCAACGCAGCGTACGGCGCGCTGGAGGTCGAAAATCTGGTAGACGAGTTCGGCTGCAGCGATGGATTCAACTGACAATGTAGGACACCCCTTTTTTGTTTGCCCAAGGCAACTATATCCGAGATTGGTTACTTTGGGAAACTAAACCTTTCTCGGGA from Arthrobacter sp. B3I9 encodes:
- a CDS encoding MarR family winged helix-turn-helix transcriptional regulator — translated: MSVESIAAAELVYQIFDLQRAVRCVAAASMRGQDTGVALQGVLRFVGEGESRATHLAERLGVSAPVLSRHIAELEEQGYVLRRPDPEDGRAQLIALSASGAEKLRRIEDQRTATLQGLLQDWSEDDVELTARTLKKLAESLRNSARATTAGPTNTTEIVEE